A stretch of the Mycolicibacterium celeriflavum genome encodes the following:
- a CDS encoding hydroxysqualene dehydroxylase, with the protein MSGGGESRRLSRRSFVMGTATAAALMALPPTARAAPGKSVAVFGAGIAGLTAAHELVERGYTVTVYERKALGGKARSIPVPNSGPTPLPAEHGFRFFPGFYRNVTDTMRRVPFPGNANGAWENLTRATSYLHSGLGRHDLTIPLPFPLPMIPNPITPKAFIDSVATVFETLFRLPPLEAVYAAQKLAVYVTSCTERKLGQWEHMTWEDYIGANKKSAEYNRYLADGIIRNLAASKSKDASAHSIGLVGEASVWSILLLGNDFDNKGFDRVLNGPTSSQWLDPWVEYLREQGVTFRVGQALARLTADGKHIQGATVVSASGVPQQVTADWYVSAIPCEKLAAVLTPDVLEADPQLANIALLRTEWMNGLMFYLKERVDVTKGHVNYVDSGWAITSISEEQFWKKSLTKYGDGTVKECLSAIISDWSTPGNFNRRSARDCTPQEIAKEAWAQIKAHLNDTDKVVDDDMVHSWFLDPAIIDSGTPDVRNDEPLFIQDPGSWNRRPTAVTGIDNLFLAGEWIKTDQNVTTMEGANEGGRYAANGVLQASGYNGDMVKIVELFQAPWWVPFKNADRARYRAGLPHLLDIVDTRWPTRR; encoded by the coding sequence ATGTCGGGTGGGGGCGAATCGCGACGGTTGTCGCGCCGGTCGTTCGTGATGGGCACGGCCACCGCGGCGGCCCTGATGGCGTTACCGCCGACCGCTCGCGCGGCGCCCGGCAAGTCGGTCGCCGTCTTCGGCGCCGGAATCGCGGGGCTGACTGCGGCACACGAACTCGTCGAGCGCGGCTACACCGTCACGGTGTACGAGCGCAAGGCGCTCGGCGGTAAAGCAAGGTCGATTCCGGTACCGAACTCCGGTCCGACACCGCTGCCCGCCGAGCACGGCTTCCGGTTCTTCCCCGGCTTCTATCGAAACGTCACCGACACAATGCGACGGGTTCCGTTCCCCGGCAACGCCAACGGCGCCTGGGAAAACCTGACGCGGGCGACGTCGTACCTGCATTCCGGGCTCGGTCGGCACGATCTGACCATCCCGCTGCCGTTCCCACTGCCCATGATCCCGAATCCGATCACCCCGAAGGCGTTCATCGACTCGGTGGCCACGGTGTTCGAGACGCTGTTTCGACTGCCGCCGCTGGAAGCGGTCTACGCCGCACAGAAACTCGCCGTCTACGTCACCAGCTGCACCGAACGCAAACTCGGCCAGTGGGAGCACATGACGTGGGAGGACTACATCGGCGCGAACAAGAAGTCCGCCGAATACAACCGCTACCTCGCCGACGGCATCATCCGCAACCTCGCCGCCTCGAAATCCAAAGACGCCAGCGCACATTCGATCGGCCTGGTCGGTGAGGCATCGGTCTGGTCGATACTTCTGCTCGGAAACGACTTCGACAACAAGGGTTTCGACCGGGTGCTCAACGGGCCGACCAGCTCGCAGTGGCTCGACCCCTGGGTGGAGTACCTACGCGAACAGGGCGTGACGTTCCGCGTCGGCCAGGCGCTCGCACGGCTCACCGCCGACGGCAAGCACATTCAGGGCGCGACCGTGGTCAGCGCCAGCGGTGTGCCGCAACAGGTCACCGCCGACTGGTACGTCTCGGCGATCCCGTGCGAGAAACTCGCCGCGGTGCTGACGCCCGATGTGCTTGAGGCCGACCCGCAGCTCGCCAACATCGCGCTGCTGCGCACCGAGTGGATGAACGGCCTGATGTTCTACCTCAAGGAGCGCGTCGACGTGACGAAGGGACACGTCAACTACGTCGACTCCGGCTGGGCGATCACGTCGATCAGCGAAGAGCAGTTCTGGAAGAAGAGCCTGACGAAGTACGGCGACGGCACGGTCAAAGAGTGTCTGTCCGCGATCATTTCGGACTGGAGCACACCGGGCAACTTCAACCGCAGAAGCGCGCGGGACTGCACCCCGCAGGAGATCGCCAAAGAAGCGTGGGCACAGATCAAGGCCCATCTGAACGACACCGACAAGGTCGTCGACGACGACATGGTGCACTCCTGGTTCCTGGACCCCGCGATCATCGACTCGGGCACACCGGATGTGCGCAACGACGAACCGTTGTTCATCCAGGACCCCGGGTCGTGGAACCGTCGCCCGACCGCGGTCACCGGCATCGACAATCTCTTTCTGGCCGGCGAGTGGATCAAGACCGACCAGAACGTCACCACCATGGAAGGTGCCAACGAGGGCGGCCGCTATGCCGCCAACGGCGTGCTGCAGGCGTCGGGCTACAACGGCGACATGGTGAAGATCGTCGAGTTGTTCCAGGCGCCGTGGTGGGTGCCGTTCAAGAATGCCGATCGGGCCCGTTACCGCGCCGGCCTGCCGCATCTGCTCGACATCGTCGACACGCGCTGGCCCACCCGGCGG
- a CDS encoding demethylmenaquinone methyltransferase has translation MSRATLAKDPHDVASMFDAVARRYDLTNTVMSLGQDRFWRRATREALRIGPGDKVLDLAAGTAVSTVELATSGAWCVAADFSVGMLSAGGSRDVPKVAGDATRLPFADGVFDAVTISFGLRNVVDHTAGLREMARVTRPGGRLVVCEFSTPTSRVFATAYKEYLMQALPRIARAVSSNPDAYVYLAESIRAWPDQAQLARRISDAGWSAVRWRNLTGGIVALHAATKPLH, from the coding sequence ATGAGCCGCGCAACCTTGGCGAAGGACCCACACGATGTGGCGTCGATGTTCGACGCGGTGGCCCGGCGCTACGACCTGACCAACACCGTGATGTCGCTGGGGCAGGACCGGTTCTGGCGGCGGGCCACGCGCGAGGCGCTGCGCATCGGGCCGGGGGACAAGGTGCTCGACCTCGCGGCGGGCACCGCGGTGTCGACGGTCGAGTTGGCCACCTCGGGCGCCTGGTGTGTGGCGGCGGACTTCTCCGTCGGCATGCTGTCCGCGGGAGGCTCCCGCGACGTGCCGAAGGTGGCAGGCGACGCGACGCGACTGCCGTTCGCAGACGGCGTTTTCGACGCGGTGACGATCAGCTTCGGGCTGCGCAACGTCGTCGACCACACCGCGGGCCTTCGCGAGATGGCGCGCGTCACCCGCCCCGGCGGCCGGCTGGTGGTGTGCGAGTTCTCTACGCCGACCAGCCGCGTGTTCGCCACGGCGTACAAGGAGTACCTGATGCAGGCGCTGCCGCGGATCGCCCGGGCGGTGTCGTCGAACCCGGACGCCTACGTCTACCTCGCCGAGTCGATTCGGGCCTGGCCCGACCAGGCGCAACTGGCCCGTCGGATCTCCGATGCCGGCTGGTCGGCGGTGCGCTGGCGCAACCTGACCGGCGGCATCGTCGCGTTGCACGCGGCCACCAAACCGCTGCACTGA
- a CDS encoding DUF3592 domain-containing protein, with translation MRWTRRFLPRLTADPTETRRQRVFRRVRIGIVILGCLVTLQSVLMVLGAWRNDRQIERHLGVAEATVLSAGPRRSTIEFVTPDRVTYRPELGVLYPSELETGMNIYVEYDVNNPDLVRVQHRNAALAIIPASSIAVVGWVIAAAALAGVTLVERRISARRT, from the coding sequence ATCCGGTGGACGCGTCGTTTCCTTCCCCGGCTGACGGCCGACCCGACCGAGACGCGGCGGCAGCGGGTGTTCCGTCGGGTGCGCATCGGGATCGTCATCCTCGGCTGCCTGGTGACGCTGCAGTCGGTGTTGATGGTGCTGGGCGCGTGGCGCAATGACCGGCAGATCGAACGCCATCTCGGGGTGGCCGAGGCGACGGTGCTCAGCGCCGGCCCGCGCCGGTCGACAATCGAGTTCGTCACTCCCGACCGTGTGACGTACCGCCCGGAGTTGGGTGTGCTCTATCCGTCGGAGCTCGAGACCGGAATGAACATCTACGTCGAATACGACGTCAACAACCCAGATCTCGTTCGCGTGCAGCATCGCAACGCGGCGTTGGCGATCATTCCGGCGAGTTCGATCGCGGTGGTCGGCTGGGTGATCGCCGCCGCCGCACTGGCCGGCGTGACGCTCGTCGAACGCCGAATCTCTGCGCGCAGAACGTGA
- a CDS encoding glycosyltransferase family 4 protein: MRVAIVAESFLPNVNGVTNSVLRVIEHLRRTGHEALVIAPDSPRGEPPADRVHDGVRVHRVPSRMFPKITSLPLGVPRPRMLGVLRGFGPDVVHLASPALLGYGGLHAARHLGVPTVAVFQTDVAGFAESYGVGFTARAAWAWTRHLHSRADRTLAPSTAAMENLMAHRVPRVHKWARGVDITGFAPSARDDDLRRQWSPDGRPLVGFVGRLAPEKHVERLTTLATRDDLQLVIVGDGVDRPKLQNLMPTAVFTGALYGRELARAYASMDVFVHPGEHETFCQAVQEAMASGLPVIAPNAGGPRDLVAPYRTGLLLAVDEFEDRLPQSVDHLICERQRYSLAARRSVLNRTWPTICDELLGHYEDVIGRRRRHVAA; this comes from the coding sequence GTGCGCGTTGCAATCGTCGCAGAGTCGTTCCTCCCGAATGTCAACGGCGTCACCAACTCGGTGCTGCGGGTGATCGAGCATCTCCGTCGCACCGGACACGAAGCCCTGGTCATCGCTCCCGACAGCCCACGCGGCGAACCGCCCGCCGACCGGGTGCACGACGGCGTCCGCGTACATCGGGTGCCGTCGCGGATGTTTCCCAAGATCACGTCGCTACCGCTCGGCGTGCCACGGCCCCGGATGCTCGGCGTGCTAAGGGGATTCGGCCCCGACGTGGTGCATTTGGCCTCGCCGGCGTTGCTCGGCTACGGCGGTTTGCACGCCGCGCGCCACCTCGGTGTCCCGACCGTCGCCGTATTCCAGACCGACGTCGCGGGTTTCGCCGAGAGCTACGGCGTCGGCTTCACCGCCCGCGCCGCATGGGCGTGGACACGTCATCTGCACAGCCGCGCCGACCGCACACTGGCGCCGTCGACCGCGGCGATGGAAAACCTGATGGCTCACCGCGTTCCGCGGGTTCACAAGTGGGCGCGCGGTGTCGACATCACCGGCTTCGCGCCCTCGGCCCGCGACGACGACCTGCGGCGACAATGGTCGCCCGACGGCAGGCCGCTCGTGGGCTTCGTCGGCAGGCTGGCACCGGAGAAACACGTCGAGCGACTGACGACCCTGGCGACGCGCGACGACCTGCAACTGGTGATCGTCGGCGACGGCGTCGACCGGCCCAAGCTCCAAAACCTCATGCCGACAGCGGTTTTCACCGGTGCGCTGTACGGCCGGGAGCTGGCGAGGGCGTACGCCAGCATGGATGTGTTCGTGCATCCGGGCGAGCACGAGACCTTCTGCCAGGCCGTGCAGGAGGCGATGGCGTCGGGCCTGCCGGTGATCGCGCCGAACGCCGGCGGCCCACGCGACCTCGTCGCCCCCTACCGCACGGGGCTGCTGCTGGCGGTCGACGAGTTCGAGGATCGGCTGCCGCAGTCCGTCGATCATCTGATCTGTGAGCGGCAACGGTATTCGCTGGCCGCGCGCCGCAGCGTGCTCAACCGGACCTGGCCGACGATCTGCGACGAACTCCTGGGCCACTACGAGGACGTGATCGGCCGGCGCCGCCGGCACGTCGCCGCCTGA
- a CDS encoding DsbA family protein: MRISRIAAVLALSALLAAAGCTKHVAGTAQRHPDQPPLTVSEDGYGVVAGFADAPVRIEIFTEPQCTHCADLQADFGDQIAYYIGVGQLEVTYRPLIFLDQEADGHSARVSNALFLATEGGATGTQFQRFVEELWANQDPGGSGPSDDEMADMARSAGMPDAVVQRVAGGGSAVNIVEMDESNFGYLFDIDPLATGTPTVYDLAADERIDIYDNDWLDKLIQS, from the coding sequence ATGCGAATATCCCGAATCGCGGCGGTACTGGCGCTCTCCGCGCTGCTCGCCGCGGCGGGTTGCACCAAACACGTCGCCGGCACCGCGCAGCGCCATCCCGACCAACCCCCGCTGACGGTCAGCGAAGACGGTTACGGCGTCGTCGCCGGGTTCGCCGACGCACCGGTTCGGATCGAGATCTTCACCGAACCGCAGTGCACCCATTGCGCTGACCTGCAGGCTGATTTCGGTGACCAAATCGCCTACTACATCGGTGTCGGCCAGCTCGAGGTCACCTACCGCCCGCTGATCTTCCTCGACCAGGAGGCCGACGGTCATTCGGCGCGGGTGAGCAATGCGCTGTTCCTCGCCACCGAAGGCGGCGCGACAGGCACGCAGTTCCAACGCTTCGTCGAAGAGCTGTGGGCCAACCAGGATCCCGGCGGGTCAGGCCCCAGCGACGACGAGATGGCCGACATGGCCCGCTCGGCGGGTATGCCCGACGCCGTCGTCCAGCGGGTCGCCGGTGGCGGCTCGGCGGTGAACATCGTCGAGATGGACGAGAGCAACTTCGGGTACCTGTTCGACATCGACCCGCTCGCGACCGGTACGCCGACGGTCTACGACCTCGCCGCCGACGAGAGAATCGACATCTACGACAACGACTGGCTCGACAAGCTCATCCAGTCCTGA